Proteins encoded in a region of the Dorea longicatena genome:
- a CDS encoding ABC-ATPase domain-containing protein, producing MKTSEDLKQILERIDHRGYPAYKDTRGAYQFGTYILGIDHVQGDPFAAPSRLHIQVAGRAARIPGNLYDSKCKKMAVADYLLRNFAKQLERYSFQAHGSGKSGIIQVTRCGQEVLERTACEIEEKTGNIIVRFEVGFPARGRTIQAGELIKILYQYLPACVEKALYYKNMDQNAVKQAAELAVDQEYIREQLKKEGLIAFVADGSILPRESGVSQRPMKDAVPFVSPDSMKVTMKLPYKGVLTGMGIRKGITLVVGGGYHGKSTLLKALESGVYPHIAGDGREYVVTDDTAMKIRAEDGRSIRHTDISMFINDLPNGKDTYAFDTEDASGSTSQAANVIESMEAGTQVFLIDEDTSATNFMVRDELMQQVIHRDMEPITPFIERVRDLYQEYGISTVLVAGSSGAYFQIADQIIQMDKYVPREITELAKEAASDYPALKFPEEKPEQPSFDRKVRKNPGIRQKGRVKLKTMGRDAVMIGHETIDLRYVEQLVDSEQLNTLGQIVRFLEEEIFDGRKTLGQAIEQVENVLDKKGLAGVCEGNTVPGNLARPRIQEIYACMNRYRKLGTDRKERG from the coding sequence ATGAAGACATCAGAAGATTTAAAACAGATACTGGAGCGCATTGATCACAGAGGATATCCGGCATATAAGGATACCAGAGGCGCATACCAGTTTGGAACATATATACTGGGGATTGATCATGTACAGGGAGATCCGTTTGCGGCACCGTCCAGGTTGCATATACAGGTGGCAGGAAGAGCGGCCCGGATTCCGGGAAATCTATATGACAGCAAATGTAAAAAGATGGCTGTGGCAGATTATCTGCTGCGGAATTTTGCAAAGCAACTGGAACGGTACTCGTTTCAGGCACACGGTTCCGGAAAAAGCGGGATCATCCAGGTGACACGATGTGGTCAGGAAGTGCTGGAACGTACGGCCTGTGAGATAGAGGAAAAGACAGGGAATATTATTGTCCGGTTTGAGGTCGGATTCCCGGCAAGAGGACGTACGATCCAGGCAGGAGAGCTGATTAAGATTCTGTATCAGTATCTGCCGGCGTGTGTGGAGAAAGCCTTGTATTATAAGAATATGGACCAGAATGCAGTGAAGCAGGCGGCAGAACTTGCCGTGGATCAGGAATATATCCGGGAACAGCTGAAAAAAGAGGGACTGATAGCATTTGTTGCTGACGGTTCGATCCTTCCGAGAGAATCGGGCGTTTCCCAGAGACCGATGAAGGATGCGGTGCCGTTTGTCTCGCCGGATTCTATGAAAGTTACGATGAAGCTTCCATATAAAGGAGTGCTCACCGGAATGGGAATACGAAAGGGAATCACTCTGGTTGTAGGTGGCGGCTATCATGGTAAATCAACGCTTTTGAAAGCACTGGAGAGTGGTGTATATCCTCATATTGCAGGAGATGGCAGGGAATATGTAGTCACAGATGATACTGCAATGAAGATCCGCGCAGAAGACGGCAGAAGCATCCGGCATACAGACATTTCCATGTTTATCAATGATCTGCCGAACGGAAAAGATACGTATGCGTTCGACACGGAAGATGCAAGCGGAAGTACGTCACAGGCGGCGAATGTGATAGAAAGTATGGAAGCAGGAACACAGGTATTTCTGATCGATGAAGATACGAGTGCAACGAATTTTATGGTGAGAGATGAGCTGATGCAGCAGGTGATCCACCGTGACATGGAGCCGATTACACCGTTTATTGAGCGTGTGCGGGATCTTTATCAGGAATATGGAATATCGACGGTGCTGGTAGCTGGAAGCTCCGGAGCCTATTTCCAGATCGCGGATCAGATCATTCAGATGGATAAGTATGTTCCGAGAGAAATCACGGAACTGGCAAAGGAAGCGGCTTCAGACTATCCGGCATTGAAGTTTCCGGAAGAAAAGCCGGAACAGCCATCGTTTGACCGGAAGGTGCGTAAGAATCCGGGCATCCGCCAGAAAGGCAGGGTGAAATTAAAAACAATGGGACGCGATGCGGTCATGATCGGTCATGAGACGATTGATCTGCGGTATGTGGAACAGCTTGTGGACAGTGAGCAGTTAAATACACTGGGGCAGATCGTACGTTTCCTGGAAGAGGAGATATTTGATGGCAGGAAGACACTTGGACAGGCCATAGAACAGGTAGAGAACGTTCTGGATAAAAAAGGGCTTGCCGGTGTGTGCGAAGGAAATACCGTACCGGGAAATCTTGCAAGACCGCGTATACAGGAAATCTATGCCTGTATGAACCGTTACAGAAAGCTTGGAACAGACAGGAAAGAGAGGGGATAG
- a CDS encoding prolyl-tRNA synthetase associated domain-containing protein codes for MYISEIRTKAPADERMPLERKFYDTLEKLKIPYEQVDNDPASSMEECAEVDKAIGTEIRKNVFLCNQKKTTFFLLVMPADKAFDTSSFSKKLGVSHMSFAPPEKMLEHLGTTPGSASVAGLLTDEDDYVQVIIDKEVAEAEWFGCNPGINTSHLKFKTKDLLQKYLPAIHHRARIVDL; via the coding sequence ATGTATATCAGTGAAATAAGAACGAAAGCACCGGCAGACGAAAGAATGCCGTTAGAGCGGAAATTCTACGATACATTGGAAAAATTAAAAATACCATATGAACAGGTGGATAATGATCCGGCATCTTCGATGGAAGAATGTGCAGAAGTGGATAAAGCGATCGGAACAGAGATCCGGAAGAATGTCTTCCTCTGTAACCAGAAGAAGACAACCTTCTTTTTGCTGGTAATGCCGGCAGACAAAGCATTTGACACTTCTTCATTCAGTAAAAAACTGGGCGTGTCCCATATGTCATTTGCGCCGCCGGAGAAGATGCTGGAACATCTTGGCACAACACCGGGATCAGCAAGTGTTGCAGGGCTTCTGACCGATGAAGATGATTATGTGCAGGTAATTATAGATAAGGAAGTTGCAGAGGCAGAATGGTTCGGCTGCAACCCGGGAATCAACACCAGCCATTTGAAATTTAAAACGAAAGATCTGCTTCAGAAGTATCTTCCGGCGATCCATCACAGAGCAAGAATTGTGGATCTGTAG
- a CDS encoding Maf family protein, with amino-acid sequence MKYVLASASPRRQELLTQAGFTFDVIPSAVDEKITKDIPSDVVMELAHQKALDVYESKIKDNPAYQGEDCIVIGADTIVSYRGEILGKPADNEEAFDMLSMLADRTHQVYTGVTFAGCIRGQQILHTFYEKTDVTFYPVTKEDLHAYVDSGDSLDKAGAYGIQGAFAIHVKGIEGDYNNVVGLPIARLYHELDSILPKEKIHYAF; translated from the coding sequence ATGAAATACGTATTAGCATCAGCTTCTCCCAGACGGCAGGAGCTGCTTACCCAGGCAGGATTCACATTCGACGTAATCCCGTCTGCAGTCGATGAAAAGATCACCAAAGATATTCCGTCCGATGTCGTGATGGAACTGGCGCACCAGAAAGCTCTTGATGTATATGAATCAAAGATAAAAGACAATCCCGCATATCAGGGTGAAGACTGTATCGTCATCGGTGCCGACACCATTGTGTCTTATCGCGGTGAGATTCTTGGGAAACCAGCAGATAACGAAGAAGCCTTTGATATGCTTTCCATGCTCGCAGACCGCACACATCAGGTCTATACCGGAGTTACATTTGCAGGGTGTATCCGTGGGCAGCAGATCTTACATACATTCTACGAAAAAACGGATGTCACCTTTTATCCGGTCACAAAAGAGGATCTTCATGCTTATGTTGACAGCGGTGATTCTCTTGACAAAGCCGGCGCTTACGGCATCCAGGGCGCATTTGCCATCCACGTAAAAGGGATCGAAGGTGATTATAATAATGTAGTCGGCCTTCCGATCGCACGACTCTACCATGAACTTGATTCCATTTTGCCAAAGGAGAAGATACATTATGCATTCTAG
- a CDS encoding cation diffusion facilitator family transporter, which yields MHSSRSKQKYEKSALRISITGSTIFVILEIVMAVITRSQAVLLDSVYDGVEILMVFVSLSLVPLMYKPSSESHPFGYQQIESLFVVVKGAIMIAVTVGLIINNIQIIFHGGQHVNFSMVAYFEMSATLVSIAVIFLLRRMNSKLTSPIVIMEIQEWQIDSVASFGMCIAFFLPQIITGEWFQPLIPYLDPILAIILSLFMLPVPIKTVITGLRDLFLLPPEEETVQEIKEIVSPILATYGDTKLYYDILRTGRKLWISVYITMNRDMISISKFKSVQKEIIQALSKEYQDFYFELLPDIEYTGDTEVPEPVPDEEET from the coding sequence ATGCATTCTAGCCGGAGTAAACAGAAATACGAAAAATCCGCACTCCGTATCTCCATCACAGGAAGTACGATTTTCGTAATCCTGGAGATCGTTATGGCGGTCATCACAAGGTCGCAGGCCGTCCTTCTGGACAGTGTCTATGACGGCGTCGAGATTCTGATGGTATTCGTATCACTTTCACTGGTTCCGCTGATGTACAAGCCGTCCAGCGAAAGCCACCCATTTGGTTACCAGCAGATTGAATCCTTATTTGTTGTTGTAAAAGGTGCGATCATGATTGCTGTTACCGTCGGACTGATCATTAACAACATCCAGATCATCTTCCACGGCGGCCAGCATGTCAACTTTTCCATGGTTGCGTATTTTGAAATGAGTGCCACCTTAGTCAGTATTGCTGTGATCTTCCTGCTTCGCAGGATGAACAGTAAACTGACTTCACCGATCGTGATCATGGAGATCCAGGAATGGCAGATCGACTCTGTCGCATCGTTTGGTATGTGCATCGCATTCTTTCTGCCGCAGATCATAACCGGAGAATGGTTCCAGCCTTTGATTCCTTATCTCGACCCGATACTGGCGATCATCCTGTCCCTTTTTATGCTTCCGGTTCCGATAAAAACCGTGATCACGGGACTTCGGGACCTGTTCTTACTCCCTCCGGAGGAAGAAACGGTTCAGGAGATCAAAGAGATCGTATCTCCGATTCTTGCCACATACGGGGACACAAAATTATATTATGATATCCTGCGTACCGGACGGAAATTATGGATCAGCGTGTATATCACCATGAACCGTGATATGATCTCTATTTCCAAGTTCAAATCCGTGCAGAAAGAGATCATTCAGGCTCTTTCAAAAGAATATCAGGACTTTTATTTTGAACTGCTTCCGGACATTGAATACACTGGAGATACAGAGGTCCCTGAGCCTGTTCCTGATGAAGAAGAAACTTAA
- a CDS encoding aspartate aminotransferase family protein codes for MRLKDTGLTAQELKDMVNKYMVETYERYDFIAERAEGMYLYDEEGNAYLDFYGGVAVNSCGNRNPKVIAAIKDQLDDIMHTFNYPYTIPQALLAKKICDTIGMDKIFYQNSGTEANECMIKMARKYGVDNFGPERYHIITAKHGFHGRTYGAMSATGQPDNAIQMGFKPMLPGFDYAEYNNLEDFKSKVTENTIAIMIEPVQGEGGVHPATQEFIEGLRKLCDEKDMLLLFDEVQTGWGRTGAPMAYMGYGVKPDAVSMAKAVGGGMPLAACCATEKVAKAFTAGTHGSTYGGHCVTCAAGLASVTEILDNNLSENAKEMGEYMKQELAKLPHVKEARGRGLLVGCEYDIPIAVEVKHGCLDRMALITAIGDSVNRMIPPLIVTKKQIDELMLIMRASIEDAAAKYESK; via the coding sequence ATGAGATTAAAGGATACGGGACTTACAGCACAAGAACTGAAGGACATGGTTAATAAGTATATGGTGGAGACTTATGAGAGATATGATTTCATTGCAGAGAGAGCAGAAGGTATGTATCTGTACGATGAAGAAGGAAATGCATATCTGGATTTCTACGGTGGGGTTGCCGTTAACAGCTGTGGTAACAGAAATCCAAAAGTCATTGCAGCAATCAAGGATCAGTTAGATGATATCATGCATACATTCAACTATCCATACACCATTCCACAGGCATTACTGGCTAAGAAGATCTGTGATACGATCGGAATGGATAAGATCTTTTATCAGAACTCCGGAACTGAAGCAAATGAGTGTATGATCAAGATGGCAAGAAAATATGGTGTAGATAATTTCGGACCGGAAAGATATCACATCATTACAGCAAAACATGGTTTCCATGGAAGAACTTACGGAGCAATGTCTGCAACAGGCCAGCCGGACAATGCAATTCAGATGGGATTCAAACCAATGCTTCCTGGATTCGATTATGCAGAATATAATAACCTTGAAGATTTCAAATCAAAGGTAACAGAGAATACAATCGCAATCATGATTGAGCCTGTACAGGGCGAAGGCGGTGTTCATCCTGCAACACAGGAATTCATCGAAGGACTTCGTAAATTATGTGACGAGAAAGATATGTTACTTCTGTTTGATGAAGTTCAGACAGGATGGGGACGTACCGGAGCACCGATGGCTTACATGGGATATGGTGTAAAACCAGACGCAGTATCTATGGCAAAAGCAGTCGGAGGCGGAATGCCGTTAGCAGCATGCTGTGCAACTGAAAAAGTAGCAAAAGCATTTACAGCAGGAACACATGGCTCTACATATGGCGGACACTGTGTAACATGTGCAGCAGGTCTTGCATCAGTAACAGAGATTCTTGATAACAACTTAAGTGAAAATGCAAAAGAAATGGGAGAATACATGAAACAGGAACTTGCAAAACTCCCACATGTAAAAGAAGCAAGAGGACGTGGACTTCTGGTTGGATGCGAATATGATATTCCAATCGCAGTAGAAGTAAAACACGGATGCCTGGACAGAATGGCACTGATCACAGCCATCGGAGACAGCGTAAACCGTATGATTCCACCACTTATCGTAACGAAGAAACAGATCGATGAGCTGATGCTGATCATGAGAGCGTCTATCGAAGATGCTGCCGCAAAATACGAAAGCAAGTAA
- the rpsU gene encoding 30S ribosomal protein S21, which translates to MSNVIVKENESLDSALRRFKRNCAKAGIQQEIRKREHYEKPSVRRKKKSEAARKRKYN; encoded by the coding sequence ATGTCAAATGTAATCGTTAAAGAAAACGAATCGTTAGATAGCGCTTTACGCAGATTCAAAAGAAACTGTGCAAAGGCTGGTATTCAGCAGGAAATTCGTAAAAGAGAACATTACGAAAAACCAAGCGTAAGACGCAAAAAGAAATCTGAAGCTGCTAGAAAACGTAAGTATAACTAA